The proteins below are encoded in one region of Micromonospora pisi:
- a CDS encoding winged helix-turn-helix domain-containing protein has product MPITPDYIRIADEIIGAVKAKKLKPEDKLPSIAQLAAQYGVGTSTIQMVYVRLEALRVIRRHQGKGIFITDPATWLGEF; this is encoded by the coding sequence ATGCCGATCACGCCCGACTACATCCGGATCGCCGACGAGATCATCGGCGCGGTCAAAGCCAAGAAGCTCAAGCCGGAGGACAAACTGCCGTCAATCGCCCAGCTGGCCGCGCAGTATGGCGTTGGCACGTCGACCATTCAGATGGTCTACGTACGGCTGGAGGCGCTGCGGGTAATCAGGCGTCACCAGGGCAAGGGAATCTTCATCACCGACCCGGCGACCTGGCTCGGCGAGTTCTGA
- a CDS encoding DUF559 domain-containing protein translates to MNPVLRSLVDLGDGLVMRRLAQQVVSRQILDSAARSGRLRRVLPGVYVDAGLLDATGDLVTRDSTDALGRLDAELRRRAVIAYADGRGALSHLSALDVWGLCRQPGTEPQHLSVPEHTGLRSRTGLVVHQRLGLVIASPQVLSRRGLPVTRIEQSLVDAWPLLPPVDRPAPLIRAVNDRLTTPRRVAAALRIAPKLAGCAELRRLIDLLAAGCRSALEIWGHDHVFTGRDLPPLQRQVRVQVARRTFYLDVYAERERVNFELDGAASHADPRQREIDLRRDAALATLGILVVRYAHRRLVRETAEVRREIRVILASRRPPT, encoded by the coding sequence GTGAACCCGGTACTCCGATCCCTGGTCGATCTCGGCGACGGGCTGGTGATGCGGCGGTTGGCCCAGCAGGTCGTGTCGCGGCAGATCCTGGACTCGGCGGCCAGGTCTGGACGGCTCCGCCGAGTACTGCCCGGGGTCTACGTCGACGCGGGTCTGCTCGACGCCACTGGCGACCTGGTGACTCGTGACAGCACCGACGCGCTCGGCCGTCTCGATGCCGAACTGCGTCGCCGGGCGGTGATCGCGTACGCGGACGGGCGCGGCGCGTTGAGCCACCTCAGCGCGCTCGACGTATGGGGGTTGTGTCGACAACCGGGCACCGAACCGCAGCACCTGAGCGTCCCGGAGCACACCGGGCTGCGCAGCCGGACGGGATTGGTGGTCCACCAACGACTCGGTCTTGTCATCGCTTCGCCGCAGGTGCTGTCGCGCCGGGGTCTGCCGGTCACCCGGATCGAGCAGTCCCTGGTCGACGCGTGGCCGTTGCTGCCGCCGGTCGACCGGCCGGCACCACTCATCCGGGCGGTCAACGACCGTCTCACCACGCCGCGACGGGTTGCCGCCGCGCTGCGCATCGCGCCGAAGCTCGCCGGGTGTGCCGAGTTGCGGCGGCTGATCGACCTGCTCGCGGCCGGTTGTCGCAGCGCGTTGGAAATCTGGGGACATGATCACGTGTTCACCGGCCGGGACCTGCCCCCTTTGCAACGCCAGGTACGCGTCCAGGTGGCCCGCCGAACCTTCTACCTCGACGTGTACGCCGAGCGGGAACGGGTCAATTTCGAACTTGATGGTGCGGCCAGCCACGCCGACCCTCGTCAACGTGAGATCGATCTGCGCCGGGACGCAGCCCTGGCCACCCTCGGCATCCTGGTGGTCCGGTACGCGCACCGCAGGCTGGTGCGGGAAACCGCCGAGGTACGCCGCGAGATACGTGTCATCCTGGCCAGCCGCCGCCCACCCACCTGA
- a CDS encoding DivIVA domain-containing protein, with the protein MIYPAADARLHSHHVRAEAFGTRWRGLDPAEVHAYLHRVADELDSLHRDLANARADAERAKQGLRQWQTRHIGCRFSDPQWPFHTNRGPR; encoded by the coding sequence GTGATCTACCCGGCGGCCGACGCCCGGCTCCACTCCCACCACGTACGGGCCGAAGCCTTCGGCACCCGCTGGCGCGGGCTCGACCCGGCCGAAGTGCATGCCTACCTGCATCGGGTAGCCGACGAACTGGACAGTCTGCACCGGGACCTGGCCAACGCCCGGGCCGACGCCGAACGCGCCAAGCAGGGGCTGCGTCAGTGGCAGACCCGGCACATCGGCTGTCGCTTCTCCGACCCGCAGTGGCCGTTCCACACCAACCGGGGACCGCGATGA
- a CDS encoding FAD-dependent oxidoreductase yields the protein MPPSASQRFAELATAQQPTDTRIIMRRAVVLGGSIAGLLAARVLSDHADEVLVIERDTTDVGLGPRPGVPQGSQVHALLAAGQAQLERWFPGFTQQAFDAGAPRPTSGTGRVFINGVRRTAPMSRPQVPGLITTRPFLEALVRRRTLAIGNVTLVPGRADGVILDRDRVSGVRYLPDGADEPVTVASDLVVDAMGRSSRLGDWLEENGWPRPPMRRIPIKLNYATALFKRDEQVSDAWMAIAQTTPGDGRIPRIGGINSVEGDRWLMLVAGYDDDRPRRDADDFIARCRDHFPAEFREIAENGQMIGEVATYHQADSRRRDFHELDRLPAGLVAAGDAVASFNPIYGQGMTSAALHASCLSAYLRSGPAPHTEPARAYFAQVRVIVDAAWQVSTFADLALPHVLGPYPPGYRLIKWFSELLLEGSMTDEVIDERLARVTTMAEHPYALARPGTVWRALRFRLRRSRRSRR from the coding sequence ATGCCGCCCTCTGCGTCACAGCGCTTCGCCGAGCTGGCCACGGCGCAACAGCCCACCGACACCCGGATCATCATGCGCCGGGCGGTGGTCCTCGGTGGGAGCATCGCCGGCCTGCTGGCCGCCCGGGTGCTCAGCGACCACGCCGACGAGGTGCTCGTGATCGAGCGGGACACCACCGACGTCGGGCTTGGGCCACGTCCCGGCGTACCGCAGGGCAGTCAGGTCCACGCGCTGCTGGCGGCGGGGCAGGCGCAACTCGAACGGTGGTTCCCCGGCTTCACCCAGCAGGCTTTCGACGCGGGTGCGCCACGGCCGACCAGCGGCACCGGCCGGGTCTTCATCAACGGCGTACGGCGTACCGCGCCGATGTCCCGGCCGCAGGTGCCGGGCCTCATCACCACCCGCCCCTTCCTCGAGGCACTGGTGCGCCGCCGGACCCTGGCGATCGGAAACGTCACGCTCGTGCCCGGCCGCGCGGACGGTGTGATCCTCGACCGCGACCGGGTGTCCGGCGTCCGGTACCTCCCCGACGGTGCCGACGAACCCGTCACCGTCGCCAGCGACCTGGTGGTCGACGCGATGGGGCGCTCAAGCCGGCTCGGTGACTGGCTCGAGGAGAACGGATGGCCCCGGCCACCGATGCGTCGGATACCGATCAAACTGAACTACGCCACCGCACTGTTCAAGCGGGACGAACAGGTCAGCGACGCCTGGATGGCGATCGCGCAGACCACACCCGGCGACGGACGGATCCCCCGCATCGGAGGGATCAACTCGGTCGAGGGCGACCGCTGGCTGATGCTGGTCGCCGGGTACGACGACGACCGTCCCCGCCGCGACGCGGACGACTTCATCGCCCGATGCCGCGACCACTTCCCCGCCGAGTTCCGGGAGATCGCCGAGAACGGCCAGATGATCGGCGAAGTGGCCACCTACCACCAGGCGGACAGCCGACGCCGCGACTTCCACGAGCTGGACCGGCTTCCGGCCGGGCTGGTCGCGGCCGGAGACGCGGTCGCCTCGTTCAACCCGATCTACGGGCAGGGCATGACGTCGGCCGCGTTGCACGCCTCCTGCCTCTCGGCGTACCTGCGCTCCGGCCCGGCACCGCACACCGAGCCCGCGCGGGCCTACTTCGCACAGGTACGGGTGATCGTCGACGCGGCCTGGCAGGTCTCCACCTTCGCCGACCTCGCACTACCGCATGTCCTCGGCCCGTACCCGCCCGGATACCGGCTGATCAAGTGGTTCAGCGAACTGCTTCTCGAGGGCTCGATGACCGACGAGGTGATCGACGAACGGCTGGCCAGGGTGACCACGATGGCCGAGCATCCGTACGCGCTAGCCCGACCGGGCACCGTGTGGCGGGCCCTCCGGTTCCGCCTCCGCCGCTCCCGTCGCTCCCGGCGTTAG
- a CDS encoding GlsB/YeaQ/YmgE family stress response membrane protein, translated as MEIGGIFTAIIIGLVIGALGRLVVPGKQSIPIWLTLVIGILAALLGTIVAGALDVADTRGVDWIELALQVGLAAVGVSIAAGAYGRRTP; from the coding sequence ATGGAGATCGGCGGCATCTTCACCGCAATCATCATCGGCCTCGTCATCGGTGCTCTCGGACGTCTCGTCGTACCGGGCAAGCAGAGCATTCCGATCTGGCTCACCCTGGTCATCGGCATCCTCGCCGCCCTGCTCGGCACCATCGTCGCCGGTGCCCTGGACGTCGCCGACACCCGAGGTGTCGACTGGATCGAACTCGCCCTCCAGGTTGGTCTCGCCGCCGTCGGGGTCTCGATCGCCGCCGGTGCGTACGGCCGCCGTACGCCGTGA
- a CDS encoding hemolysin family protein has protein sequence MGGYGLQVALVAVLVLVNAVFSGSEMALVSLRESQLQRLERGSRTGRVLARLAREPNRFLATIQIGITLAGFLASAAAAVSLSAPLVEPLGWLGSAAEPVSIVLVTILLTFVTLVFGELAPKRIAMQRTEGWALLVARPLDMLSTFSRPAVWLLSRATNTVVRLTGADPDGGREEVTAEELRDMVAAQPSLTAEHRTIISGAFEVADRILREILVPRGEVVALRTDLSTADALHQLAASGHSRAPVVTRAGLDNVVGVVHLRDLLDGSGVVGDHVSEPMFMPETLGVTDAIRQMRQQRQQFALVVDERGSIDGIVTMEDLIEEIVGEIYDETDRDVQAVVREPGGTMLLSGTFPIHDLPDIGLDLDEADDGDYTTIAGLLLARLGHIPTAPGETVEVPAFSAQVVEITGHAITKVRLRPRAADPSEVDDEVPADAPAKR, from the coding sequence GTGGGTGGATACGGGCTCCAGGTAGCGCTGGTAGCGGTACTGGTGCTGGTCAACGCGGTTTTCTCGGGCAGCGAGATGGCGTTGGTGTCACTGCGGGAGAGCCAACTGCAACGGCTGGAGCGCGGGTCACGTACCGGGCGGGTGCTGGCCCGGCTGGCGCGGGAGCCGAACCGGTTCCTGGCCACCATCCAGATCGGCATCACGCTGGCCGGTTTCCTCGCCTCGGCCGCCGCGGCCGTGTCTCTCTCCGCGCCCCTGGTCGAACCACTGGGCTGGCTCGGCTCGGCGGCCGAACCGGTGTCGATCGTGCTGGTGACCATCCTGCTGACCTTCGTCACCCTGGTCTTCGGCGAGCTGGCCCCGAAGCGGATCGCGATGCAGCGCACCGAGGGCTGGGCGTTGCTGGTGGCCCGCCCGCTGGACATGCTCTCCACCTTCTCCCGGCCGGCGGTGTGGTTGCTCAGCCGGGCCACGAACACGGTCGTACGGCTGACCGGCGCCGACCCGGACGGGGGCAGGGAGGAGGTCACCGCCGAGGAACTACGGGACATGGTCGCCGCCCAGCCGAGCCTGACCGCCGAACACCGGACGATCATCAGTGGCGCGTTCGAGGTGGCCGACCGGATCCTGCGGGAGATCCTGGTGCCCCGGGGCGAGGTCGTGGCGCTCCGGACCGACCTGTCCACCGCCGACGCGCTGCACCAGCTCGCCGCCTCCGGGCACTCCCGGGCCCCCGTGGTCACCCGCGCCGGTCTGGACAACGTCGTCGGGGTGGTGCACCTGCGCGACCTGCTCGACGGCAGCGGGGTGGTCGGTGACCACGTCTCCGAGCCGATGTTCATGCCGGAGACCCTCGGCGTCACCGACGCGATCCGGCAGATGCGCCAGCAACGACAGCAGTTCGCGCTGGTCGTGGACGAGCGCGGTTCGATCGACGGGATCGTGACCATGGAGGACCTGATCGAGGAGATCGTCGGCGAGATCTACGACGAGACCGACCGGGACGTCCAGGCCGTCGTACGCGAACCCGGCGGGACGATGCTGCTCTCCGGCACCTTCCCCATCCACGACCTGCCCGACATCGGACTCGATCTCGACGAGGCCGACGACGGCGACTACACCACGATCGCCGGGCTCCTGCTCGCCCGCCTCGGCCACATCCCGACAGCTCCCGGCGAGACGGTCGAGGTGCCCGCGTTCAGTGCGCAGGTGGTCGAGATCACCGGTCATGCGATCACCAAGGTCCGGCTGCGTCCCCGGGCCGCCGACCCGTCCGAGGTCGACGACGAGGTCCCGGCGGACGCTCCGGCGAAGCGGTAG
- a CDS encoding DNA alkylation repair protein — protein sequence MPTAEELISRATLAGLVRVLTAAESGRRWETVAATATRLGNLTLSERSQAIRDALLLDLPDSYASSAAIVDAALADPAFTGWMVWPVTEAVAVRALGSPRDGDFEAGLGLLAALTSRLTSEFALRTFLNADLDRTLATVVDWTGHPDEHVRRLASEGTRPRLPWAKQVPALKLRPAATVPILDALYRDEVEYVRRSVANHLNDVSRLAPELAVATAARWLAQPEPSTPRLVRHAMRTLVKAADPGAMSLLGFPPVADVAVSGPHLAETSVGLGGELAFELVVANKGTQDANLVIDYVVHHRKANGALVPKVFKLTTRVLAPGQQLTITRRHSFKPISTRRYYPGEHAIEVQVNGVRSGIASFDLG from the coding sequence ATGCCCACCGCCGAAGAGCTGATCAGTAGGGCGACGCTTGCCGGACTCGTCCGGGTCCTCACCGCCGCCGAGTCCGGTCGACGCTGGGAGACGGTTGCCGCCACCGCCACCCGCCTCGGCAACCTCACCTTGAGTGAGCGGTCGCAGGCCATCCGTGATGCTCTTCTGCTCGATCTGCCCGACTCGTACGCGTCCTCCGCCGCGATCGTCGACGCCGCCCTGGCCGACCCCGCCTTCACCGGCTGGATGGTCTGGCCGGTGACCGAGGCCGTCGCGGTACGCGCGCTCGGCTCTCCCCGCGACGGTGACTTCGAGGCCGGGCTCGGCCTGCTCGCCGCTCTGACCAGCCGTCTGACCAGTGAGTTCGCCCTACGTACGTTCCTCAACGCCGATCTCGACCGCACCCTGGCGACGGTGGTCGACTGGACCGGGCACCCGGATGAGCACGTACGGCGACTCGCCAGCGAGGGCACCCGTCCCCGGCTGCCGTGGGCCAAGCAGGTCCCGGCGCTGAAGCTGCGCCCCGCCGCGACCGTGCCGATCCTCGACGCGCTCTACCGCGACGAGGTGGAGTACGTGCGACGCTCGGTGGCGAACCACCTCAACGACGTCAGCCGGCTCGCCCCGGAACTCGCCGTCGCCACCGCCGCCCGTTGGTTGGCGCAGCCGGAGCCGAGCACGCCACGCCTGGTCCGGCACGCGATGCGTACCCTGGTCAAGGCCGCCGACCCCGGCGCCATGTCCCTGCTCGGGTTCCCACCGGTCGCCGACGTGGCGGTGAGCGGACCGCACCTGGCCGAGACCTCGGTCGGGCTCGGCGGCGAACTCGCCTTCGAACTCGTCGTCGCCAACAAGGGCACACAGGACGCCAACCTGGTGATCGACTACGTCGTGCACCACCGGAAGGCGAACGGCGCGTTGGTGCCGAAGGTCTTCAAGTTGACCACCCGGGTCCTGGCTCCGGGGCAACAACTCACGATCACCCGACGGCACTCCTTCAAACCGATCAGCACCCGCCGCTACTACCCCGGCGAACACGCGATCGAAGTCCAGGTCAACGGCGTCCGCTCCGGAATCGCCAGCTTCGACCTCGGCTGA
- a CDS encoding LLM class F420-dependent oxidoreductase, producing MQLGVQIPTFTWPGGSAALAGDLANVARTADQAGFGYIAVMDHFFQIPTVGAPEEDMLEAYTTLAFLAGHTERATLLTLISGVHHRPAGLLAKILTTLDVLSGGRAMVGIGAGWNEEESRGLGFPFPPLAERFELLEETLRYLLQMWSDDDGPFAGKHIHAARLLNAPQPLTRPHPPIMIGGGGEKKTLRLVAQYGQACNLFNTPELPHKLDVLRRHCDKVGRDYNEITKTVYQLMDVGDNGEKTNELIDELGRLHGLGFAMAIGAVPQLPRADALERLGTDVVPVAAAF from the coding sequence ATGCAGCTCGGAGTACAGATTCCCACCTTCACCTGGCCCGGCGGGTCGGCCGCACTCGCCGGCGACCTGGCGAACGTCGCCCGCACCGCCGACCAGGCGGGCTTCGGATACATCGCGGTGATGGACCACTTCTTCCAGATCCCCACCGTCGGTGCTCCCGAGGAGGACATGCTGGAGGCGTACACGACGCTCGCATTCCTCGCCGGCCACACCGAACGCGCCACGCTGCTGACCCTGATCAGCGGCGTGCACCACCGACCGGCTGGACTGCTCGCGAAGATCCTGACCACCCTGGACGTGCTCTCCGGTGGCCGGGCGATGGTCGGGATAGGCGCCGGCTGGAACGAGGAGGAGTCGCGTGGGCTCGGATTCCCGTTCCCCCCGCTCGCCGAACGTTTCGAGCTGCTGGAGGAGACACTCCGGTACCTGCTACAGATGTGGTCGGATGACGATGGCCCGTTCGCCGGCAAACACATCCACGCCGCACGTCTCCTGAACGCCCCGCAGCCGTTGACGAGACCACACCCGCCAATCATGATCGGCGGCGGCGGGGAGAAGAAGACCCTTCGGCTCGTCGCACAGTACGGTCAGGCGTGCAACCTGTTCAACACGCCCGAACTGCCGCACAAGCTCGACGTTCTCCGCCGGCACTGCGACAAGGTGGGCCGCGACTACAACGAGATCACGAAGACGGTCTACCAGCTCATGGACGTCGGCGACAACGGCGAGAAGACCAATGAGCTGATCGACGAACTCGGCCGGCTGCACGGCCTGGGATTTGCCATGGCGATCGGCGCGGTGCCGCAACTGCCACGGGCGGACGCACTCGAGCGGCTCGGCACCGACGTGGTCCCGGTCGCCGCCGCGTTCTGA
- a CDS encoding alkaline phosphatase D family protein, with the protein MKRLSRRTIVLGGLATAGSVVAPWHTAQAAVPFPFKLGVASGEPAPDSVVLWTRLAPSPLNADGQGGMANADVTVEWQVSTNERFSSLVSAGSVAARYADAHSVHVVAGGLAPDSDYYYRFRAQGHISPVGRTRTAPAVGTFGRDLVMAFASCAHYESGYYTAYRRIAEDNPGLVLHLGDYIYEDAASAGSVREHLGSEIVSLADYRRRYAQYKSDPDLQAAHAAAPWLVVPDDHEVENNYANMVRADSSPALTAAEWTARRTAAYRAYYENMPLRPSSAPSGNAISLFRRVRWGQLATFHMLDTRQFRDDQASGDGWKVSTDADLASRSLTGAAQETWLLDGLAQHYGTWDILGQQVFFARQLNSAGAANMDAWDGYRASRSRIQQGWLNRGVRNPLVLTGDVHQAWANDLKADYANPASATIGTELVCTSISSGGNGTASTTIPNVSNNPHLKFFSDRRGYVRTTISPTQVRADFRAVASVTEHAAPVSTVGSFVIVDGQPGLRPA; encoded by the coding sequence ATGAAGAGGCTCAGTCGCCGCACCATCGTCCTCGGTGGACTCGCCACCGCCGGCTCGGTGGTGGCGCCCTGGCACACCGCCCAGGCCGCCGTACCGTTCCCGTTCAAGCTCGGAGTCGCCTCCGGTGAGCCGGCGCCCGACAGCGTCGTGCTCTGGACCCGCCTGGCCCCGTCGCCGCTCAACGCGGACGGGCAGGGCGGCATGGCCAACGCCGACGTGACCGTCGAGTGGCAGGTGTCGACCAACGAGCGGTTCAGCTCGCTGGTCTCCGCCGGCTCGGTCGCCGCCCGCTACGCCGACGCCCACTCGGTGCACGTGGTGGCAGGCGGGCTCGCTCCCGACTCCGACTACTACTACCGGTTCCGCGCCCAGGGACACATCTCCCCGGTCGGGCGGACCCGTACCGCACCGGCGGTCGGCACCTTCGGCCGCGACCTGGTGATGGCCTTCGCCTCGTGCGCGCACTACGAGTCGGGCTACTACACCGCCTACCGCCGGATCGCCGAGGACAACCCGGGGCTCGTCCTGCACCTGGGCGACTACATCTACGAGGACGCGGCGAGCGCCGGCTCGGTACGGGAACACCTGGGCAGCGAGATCGTGTCGCTCGCCGACTACCGCCGCCGCTACGCCCAGTACAAGTCCGACCCGGACCTGCAGGCGGCGCACGCGGCAGCGCCCTGGCTGGTGGTGCCGGACGACCACGAGGTGGAGAACAACTACGCGAACATGGTCCGGGCCGACAGCAGCCCGGCGCTGACCGCCGCAGAGTGGACCGCTCGTCGTACCGCCGCCTACCGCGCCTACTACGAGAACATGCCGTTGCGGCCGAGTTCGGCCCCGAGCGGCAACGCCATCTCGCTCTTCCGGCGGGTCCGGTGGGGTCAGCTCGCCACCTTCCACATGCTCGACACCCGCCAGTTCCGGGACGACCAGGCCAGTGGCGACGGGTGGAAGGTCTCCACCGACGCCGACCTCGCCTCCCGCAGCCTCACCGGCGCAGCCCAGGAGACCTGGCTGCTCGACGGGCTGGCGCAGCACTACGGCACCTGGGACATCCTCGGCCAGCAGGTCTTCTTCGCCCGGCAACTGAACTCGGCCGGTGCGGCCAACATGGACGCCTGGGACGGTTACCGGGCCTCCCGCTCCCGGATCCAGCAGGGCTGGTTGAACCGGGGCGTGCGCAACCCGCTGGTGCTCACCGGCGACGTGCACCAGGCGTGGGCGAACGACCTCAAGGCGGACTACGCCAACCCGGCCTCGGCCACCATCGGCACCGAACTGGTCTGCACCTCGATCTCCTCGGGTGGCAACGGGACCGCGAGCACGACGATCCCGAACGTGTCGAACAACCCGCACCTGAAGTTCTTCTCGGACCGGCGGGGCTACGTCCGTACGACCATCAGTCCCACCCAGGTCCGGGCCGACTTCCGCGCGGTGGCCTCGGTCACCGAGCACGCTGCCCCGGTCTCCACGGTCGGCTCGTTCGTCATCGTCGACGGCCAGCCCGGCCTGCGGCCCGCGTAG
- a CDS encoding RecQ family ATP-dependent DNA helicase, whose translation MKLPTLHSTRLRRVARQHFGWGSLRPGQLAAMRALLKRRDALVVLPTGAGKSAIYQVPAALLPGPTVVVSPLLALQEDQIRALNDRGDTRLRAVRVSSAETPNQQAAALREIATGAARFLFITPEQLSNPECLAKVRALRPALVAVDEAHCISAWGNDFRPDYLALGQLIRGLGRPPVVALTATASPPVREDIVARLGLENPRTVVAGLDRPNLFLEVAHCPTEEYRWRRLLRLLDTDQRPGIVYVPTRRAAEELAARLTEAGHDAAYYHGGMPAGARTELHERFLDDQVPIMVATSAFGMGIDKPNIRWVAHLALPDSPDSYLQEIGRAGRDGSPAHALLLWRAEDVGLQRFFTGGTPDADELAELAAVLRTGPVTRAALRERTGWGSRKLGQLLALLERVGAAGTTGPKQRVSSPRYAPEPAEAARAAVAEAERQQAVQRSRTDMMRAFAEATGCRSQPLLAYFGEQLESTCGHCDSCHAGTSTAGDGASGPFPVHSTVRHAEWGPGLVLSYEDDRMTVLFENVGYKTLSVPVVSEQGLLTGDGSRNS comes from the coding sequence ATGAAGCTGCCCACTCTGCACTCGACCCGCCTGCGCCGCGTGGCGCGGCAACACTTCGGCTGGGGCTCGCTGCGTCCCGGCCAGCTCGCCGCGATGCGGGCGCTGTTGAAACGGCGCGACGCCCTGGTCGTGCTCCCCACCGGGGCCGGCAAGTCGGCCATCTACCAGGTGCCGGCGGCACTGCTGCCCGGCCCGACCGTGGTGGTCTCCCCGCTGCTGGCGTTGCAGGAGGACCAGATCCGGGCACTCAACGACCGGGGCGACACGCGACTGCGGGCGGTTCGGGTCAGTTCGGCCGAGACGCCGAACCAGCAGGCGGCGGCGCTACGTGAGATCGCGACGGGCGCGGCCCGGTTCCTGTTCATCACCCCGGAGCAGTTGAGCAACCCGGAATGCCTGGCGAAGGTGCGCGCGCTCCGGCCCGCCCTGGTCGCGGTCGACGAGGCGCACTGCATCTCGGCGTGGGGAAACGACTTCCGCCCGGACTACCTGGCGTTGGGGCAACTGATCCGGGGGTTGGGGCGTCCGCCGGTGGTCGCGTTGACCGCGACCGCCTCGCCGCCGGTACGCGAGGACATCGTCGCCCGGCTCGGTCTGGAGAACCCGCGTACGGTGGTCGCCGGGCTGGACCGGCCGAACCTCTTCCTCGAGGTCGCGCACTGCCCGACCGAGGAGTACCGGTGGCGGCGACTGCTCCGACTGCTCGACACGGACCAGCGGCCCGGCATCGTCTACGTGCCGACCCGGCGGGCCGCCGAGGAACTGGCCGCCCGGTTGACCGAGGCCGGCCATGACGCCGCGTACTACCACGGCGGGATGCCGGCCGGCGCCCGTACCGAGCTGCACGAACGGTTCCTCGACGACCAGGTTCCGATCATGGTGGCGACGTCGGCGTTCGGCATGGGCATCGACAAGCCCAACATCCGCTGGGTGGCGCACCTGGCGCTGCCGGACTCACCGGACAGCTACCTGCAGGAGATCGGCCGGGCCGGTCGGGACGGGTCCCCCGCCCACGCCCTGTTGCTCTGGCGGGCCGAGGACGTCGGCCTGCAACGCTTCTTCACCGGCGGCACACCGGACGCCGACGAGCTGGCCGAACTCGCCGCGGTGCTGCGTACCGGACCGGTGACCCGGGCGGCGCTGCGGGAGCGGACCGGGTGGGGGTCGCGCAAGCTCGGCCAGCTCCTGGCCCTGTTGGAACGGGTCGGGGCGGCCGGTACGACCGGTCCGAAGCAGCGGGTGTCGAGCCCCCGGTACGCGCCCGAGCCGGCCGAGGCGGCTCGGGCCGCGGTGGCCGAGGCGGAACGGCAGCAGGCGGTGCAGCGCTCCCGTACGGACATGATGCGGGCGTTCGCCGAGGCCACCGGCTGCCGGAGCCAGCCCCTGCTGGCGTACTTCGGTGAGCAGTTGGAGTCGACCTGCGGGCACTGCGACAGCTGCCACGCCGGCACCAGCACCGCCGGGGACGGGGCGAGCGGGCCGTTCCCGGTGCACAGCACGGTGCGGCATGCGGAGTGGGGACCGGGGCTGGTGCTGAGCTACGAGGACGACCGAATGACCGTCCTGTTCGAGAATGTCGGATATAAGACGCTGTCCGTACCGGTGGTCAGCGAACAGGGCCTGCTCACCGGGGACGGAAGTCGGAACTCGTAG